In Aestuariibaculum lutulentum, one DNA window encodes the following:
- the porU gene encoding type IX secretion system sortase PorU, with protein sequence MKEKILLVLLFICVFAFGQQKQFTITWESSKKISSDTYSIELPGFNDENFSYDFSEGLQFVSQWVTSGVVNESSVAVSNVVYASISKQEFKDLDESTIPSKLKFSLKNAIARDKRFVLFQISPIIKDTNGTYKKVMSFQINYTLGVSTSRTNVSSKTYATKARTNSVLSSGEWYKFYVDTTGVFKLSKSFLQRLGVNVNSVDPRTIKLYGNGGRMIPYSNAEPYPFDVQENAIKFVGEEDGVFDSNDHILFYAQGPRMYNSESNTNINCYTDKTYYYINVSSGSGKRIQPFTQPTGTVDMVINTYQDYKFYEKDEHNIAFLGRRWFGDRFDVDNSKTYSFEFPDLVTTEPVTLKVYVAATSGSMSSMALTVNGSLITTMNLSGASSPTLASGASYFNDITVNSSTLNVGLNYNNQGNPSAVGYLDYISVEATRALKFYNKQFQFKNDVVASASGIGEYQISDASGISEIWDVTDIFNVLNYEHAEQASTLSFTTTLGELRNYVAVTASNFYEPKYDTNTTVSNQNIKGTVFRNSFGEEQDVDYIIVSPNNMLSQANRLAQINANQYGLNVKVFGLDEIYNEFSTGNPDIGAIRNLVKYVYDNPVNPGGEIKYLCLFGDGSFDYKDRIPNNTNIVPSWHSYNSFNLTNSYISDDFYGMMNENEGTMLTSDKLDIAVGRIIADNPQQAKELVDKIESYYSKEAYGSWRNNFVVVSDDVDQDWEGILQSTTDNLGNMVTEAKPFMNIVKIHSDAFKQETSAGGERYPQANTEFLNAIDNGALVINYFGHGGEDGLAQERILTKPNIESFRNYNKLNCFVTVTCEFTKFDNPYRQTAGEFTYWNKEAGAIGLITTTRQIFVSFAIAFNNVLGQYLFSFSDNDTYGDFEYPSMAEALRLTKNDPTLSGQSQRRLIFFIGDPAMKLAFAKPNISLTKINDVPITQATDTLKALSYVKLAGEVTDLSGNILSNYNGVLSTTIYDKDIDRQTLANDGTTLNGQLVKLNFKTLGEVIFRGQASVTNGQFEFDFIVPKDIGIPVGSGKVSFYSENGALLEDQTGASVDIVKIGGLNEDAEEDNIGPVITLYMNDETFVSGGITNESPTLLAKLEDANGINTASGIGHDIVAIIDGDETNPYILNDYYQTELDVYTNGIVSFPFRDLEPGLHTLTLKAWDVYNNSSIAEIQFVVYDQDQELVIDNVLNYPNPFVNYTEFWFNHNSSAPLNVSIQIFTVSGKLVRTLNGQTSGGGIINSTLSRDIVWDGRDDFGDRIGKGVYIYKLTVQSELLNKKVEKIEKLVIL encoded by the coding sequence ATGAAAGAGAAAATTTTACTCGTCTTATTATTTATATGTGTTTTTGCTTTTGGGCAACAAAAACAGTTTACCATTACATGGGAATCTTCTAAAAAGATTTCCAGTGATACCTATTCTATAGAACTTCCTGGTTTTAACGATGAAAATTTTAGTTATGATTTTTCAGAAGGGTTACAGTTTGTTTCGCAGTGGGTTACTTCTGGAGTAGTTAATGAATCTTCTGTTGCTGTTAGTAATGTGGTATATGCCTCGATTTCAAAACAGGAATTCAAAGATTTAGATGAGTCAACTATTCCATCAAAATTAAAATTTAGTTTAAAAAATGCAATAGCTCGAGATAAACGTTTTGTGCTTTTTCAAATATCACCTATAATAAAGGATACGAACGGAACCTATAAAAAGGTTATGTCTTTTCAAATTAATTATACACTTGGAGTCAGTACTTCGAGAACTAATGTATCTAGTAAGACTTATGCAACTAAAGCCAGAACTAATTCGGTGCTTAGTAGTGGAGAATGGTATAAGTTTTATGTTGATACAACAGGGGTGTTTAAACTGTCGAAAAGTTTTTTGCAACGCTTGGGGGTAAATGTTAATAGTGTCGATCCAAGAACAATAAAGTTATATGGTAACGGAGGACGAATGATTCCGTATTCTAATGCAGAACCTTATCCTTTCGATGTTCAGGAGAATGCCATAAAGTTTGTAGGGGAAGAAGATGGCGTGTTTGATAGTAACGATCATATCTTGTTTTATGCCCAAGGACCTCGTATGTATAATTCTGAAAGTAATACCAATATTAATTGTTATACCGATAAGACTTATTATTATATAAATGTAAGTTCTGGCTCAGGAAAACGCATTCAGCCTTTTACCCAACCAACAGGAACCGTCGATATGGTTATTAATACCTATCAGGATTATAAATTCTATGAAAAGGACGAACATAATATTGCATTTTTAGGGCGTCGTTGGTTTGGTGATCGTTTTGATGTGGATAATAGTAAAACGTATTCGTTTGAATTTCCTGATTTAGTAACGACCGAGCCGGTTACTTTAAAAGTTTATGTTGCGGCAACATCAGGTTCTATGAGTTCTATGGCACTTACAGTGAATGGATCTCTTATCACTACTATGAATTTAAGTGGAGCAAGTTCGCCGACTTTAGCAAGTGGTGCATCATATTTTAATGATATTACGGTGAATTCTTCTACCTTAAATGTGGGTCTTAATTATAATAATCAAGGCAACCCGAGTGCTGTTGGGTATTTAGATTATATTTCTGTTGAAGCGACTCGAGCACTTAAATTCTATAATAAACAGTTTCAATTTAAAAACGATGTGGTAGCATCAGCTTCGGGAATTGGAGAATATCAAATTAGTGATGCTTCCGGGATTTCAGAAATTTGGGATGTGACCGATATATTTAATGTGTTAAACTATGAGCATGCTGAACAAGCATCTACGTTAAGCTTTACTACAACATTAGGTGAATTAAGAAACTATGTAGCTGTAACAGCAAGTAATTTTTATGAGCCTAAATATGACACAAATACAACAGTAAGTAACCAGAATATTAAAGGAACTGTTTTTCGAAATAGTTTTGGGGAGGAGCAGGATGTAGATTATATTATTGTTTCACCAAATAATATGTTAAGTCAGGCTAATCGCCTAGCACAGATAAATGCAAATCAATATGGTTTGAATGTTAAGGTGTTTGGTTTAGATGAAATATATAATGAATTCAGTACAGGGAATCCGGATATAGGTGCCATAAGAAATCTGGTGAAGTATGTTTACGATAACCCTGTTAATCCTGGAGGTGAAATAAAATACCTGTGTTTATTTGGAGATGGCTCTTTCGATTATAAAGATAGAATTCCTAATAATACGAATATTGTACCATCATGGCATTCCTATAATAGTTTCAACTTGACTAATTCGTATATCTCAGATGATTTTTATGGGATGATGAATGAAAATGAAGGAACGATGTTAACAAGTGATAAACTTGATATTGCAGTTGGAAGGATTATTGCCGATAACCCTCAACAAGCAAAAGAACTTGTAGATAAAATAGAATCGTACTATTCGAAAGAAGCTTACGGAAGCTGGCGAAATAACTTTGTAGTTGTTTCAGATGATGTCGACCAAGATTGGGAAGGCATTTTGCAGTCTACTACCGACAATCTTGGTAATATGGTAACCGAAGCCAAGCCTTTTATGAATATAGTGAAAATTCATAGCGACGCGTTTAAGCAGGAGACTTCGGCAGGAGGTGAGCGTTATCCTCAAGCTAATACAGAGTTTTTAAATGCTATTGATAATGGGGCTTTAGTAATTAATTATTTTGGACATGGTGGTGAAGATGGTTTAGCGCAGGAACGTATTTTAACCAAACCGAATATTGAATCTTTCAGAAATTATAATAAACTCAATTGTTTTGTAACGGTAACTTGTGAGTTTACAAAGTTCGATAATCCATACAGGCAAACAGCAGGCGAATTTACCTATTGGAATAAAGAAGCAGGAGCTATTGGTTTAATCACGACAACCCGACAAATATTTGTGAGTTTTGCTATCGCTTTTAATAATGTTTTGGGGCAATATCTTTTCTCTTTTAGCGATAATGATACTTATGGTGATTTTGAATATCCGTCTATGGCAGAAGCCTTGAGACTGACAAAAAATGACCCGACGTTGTCAGGGCAAAGTCAGCGTCGTTTAATATTTTTCATTGGAGATCCGGCTATGAAATTAGCTTTCGCTAAACCAAATATTAGTTTAACTAAAATTAATGATGTGCCGATTACTCAGGCGACAGATACTTTAAAAGCCTTGAGTTATGTTAAATTGGCCGGAGAAGTAACCGATTTGTCAGGAAACATACTTTCTAATTATAACGGTGTGCTGTCTACGACTATTTATGATAAGGACATTGATAGACAAACTTTAGCTAATGATGGAACCACATTGAACGGACAATTAGTCAAGTTAAATTTTAAAACCTTAGGTGAAGTTATTTTTAGAGGTCAGGCATCTGTGACTAACGGTCAATTCGAATTCGATTTTATTGTACCAAAGGATATTGGTATTCCTGTTGGTTCAGGTAAGGTGAGTTTTTATTCAGAAAATGGCGCGCTGTTAGAAGATCAGACAGGTGCGAGTGTTGATATTGTTAAAATTGGTGGTTTAAATGAAGATGCTGAGGAAGATAATATTGGGCCGGTTATAACGCTTTATATGAATGATGAAACCTTTGTTTCAGGAGGAATTACAAACGAATCGCCAACTTTACTGGCTAAATTAGAAGATGCCAACGGTATTAATACGGCGAGTGGCATTGGTCATGATATTGTGGCTATTATTGATGGTGACGAAACGAATCCTTATATATTGAATGATTATTATCAAACCGAGTTGGATGTATATACCAATGGAATAGTGAGTTTTCCGTTCCGTGATTTAGAACCCGGATTACATACCCTGACACTTAAAGCCTGGGATGTGTATAATAATTCTTCAATAGCCGAAATTCAGTTTGTGGTTTACGATCAGGATCAGGAACTGGTAATAGATAATGTCTTAAATTACCCAAATCCATTTGTAAATTACACCGAATTTTGGTTTAATCACAATAGTTCGGCACCTTTAAACGTTTCTATACAGATATTCACGGTTTCAGGAAAATTGGTGAGAACCTTAAATGGTCAAACATCAGGGGGAGGAATTATAAATAGCACGCTTTCAAGAGATATTGTATGGGATGGTCGTGATGACTTTGGAGATAGAATCGGAAAAGGCGTGTACATTTATAAATTAACAGTCCAGTCTGAGCTGTTAAATAAAAAGGTTGAGAAAATAGAGAAACTTGTAATACTCTAA
- the porV gene encoding type IX secretion system outer membrane channel protein PorV, with the protein MKNQLLLLLALMCVLSVSAQTTIRPNPNDSRVITTGMPFTLIAPDARAAGMGDMGVATSVDAFSQQWNSSKYVFSETKSGISLSYTPYLKKLVNDMGIAYLSYFNRLDERSAFAASFKYFGLGEIEFVNNEFDQPVIQKPNELAFDVSYALRLSDQYAMSVAMRYLLSDLRLNYDNSDASAASSFGVDISGYYQSEEEVYSDFNGRWRAGWAIQNIGPKFKYDDGGADNFQPTNLRLGGGFDFIFDQYNKLGVTLEVAKLLVPTPPIMGTEYNFTDNNSNGVYDEGVDELGDPVSSERNNIIYDGKSQDVNFLSGIFQSFGDAPGGFSEEIKEFTWALGAEYMYQDSFALRAGYFNESEEKGARKFMALGAGFKANVVNIDLSYLFSTAKVQSPLEGTLRFSLTLNIGSGTYMEY; encoded by the coding sequence ATGAAAAACCAATTATTACTTCTTTTAGCGCTAATGTGTGTCTTAAGTGTTAGTGCACAAACAACTATAAGGCCTAATCCAAATGATTCCAGAGTTATAACAACTGGTATGCCATTCACCTTAATTGCTCCAGATGCACGTGCTGCAGGTATGGGTGATATGGGGGTTGCAACTTCAGTAGATGCATTTTCTCAACAATGGAATTCATCTAAGTATGTGTTTTCAGAAACTAAATCTGGAATCTCATTAAGTTATACGCCATATCTTAAGAAATTAGTAAACGATATGGGAATCGCCTATTTGTCGTATTTTAATCGTCTAGATGAACGTAGTGCTTTTGCAGCCAGTTTTAAATACTTCGGACTTGGGGAGATTGAATTTGTGAACAATGAATTTGATCAGCCTGTAATTCAAAAACCAAATGAATTAGCATTCGACGTATCTTATGCTTTAAGATTAAGTGATCAATATGCCATGTCGGTAGCTATGCGTTATTTATTATCAGATTTAAGACTGAATTATGATAATAGTGATGCCAGTGCAGCGAGTTCTTTTGGTGTTGATATTTCTGGATACTATCAAAGTGAAGAAGAGGTTTATTCAGATTTTAACGGACGATGGAGAGCTGGTTGGGCAATACAGAATATCGGACCAAAATTTAAATATGATGATGGTGGAGCAGATAATTTTCAACCAACAAACTTACGTTTAGGAGGTGGTTTCGATTTCATTTTCGATCAGTATAATAAATTAGGGGTTACTCTGGAGGTGGCTAAACTTTTAGTGCCAACGCCCCCTATTATGGGAACTGAATATAATTTTACGGATAATAATAGTAATGGGGTATATGATGAAGGCGTTGATGAGTTAGGAGATCCTGTGTCGTCAGAAAGAAACAATATTATTTACGACGGAAAATCTCAAGATGTAAATTTCTTGTCAGGTATATTCCAGTCATTTGGTGATGCCCCAGGAGGATTTAGTGAAGAGATTAAGGAGTTCACTTGGGCATTAGGAGCTGAATATATGTATCAGGATTCATTTGCATTAAGAGCTGGTTATTTTAATGAGAGTGAAGAAAAAGGTGCTAGAAAATTTATGGCACTTGGGGCTGGATTTAAAGCGAATGTGGTAAACATCGATTTATCATACCTGTTCTCAACAGCAAAAGTTCAGAGTCCTTTAGAAGGAACATTACGTTTTTCGCTGACACTTAATATTGGCTCAGGAACGTATATGGAATATTAA
- a CDS encoding LuxR C-terminal-related transcriptional regulator yields the protein MFRCYEHPSLEEHIQKIIELDEYLPYSSTFFCITNTRDLTFEYVSKNMTACLGLDKNLFDSQGMRYFWARMHPDDVEQWLQALNELMKFTLSEIALEDRSKMSYTWNYRLMNGDGIYMNIVQNTTPIEFDLANKPIIGLAHYTVLAPEIKMSICATAKKLNDKNEYETVYFNNFSQKLLTDAVSNRERDIIRLLVLNYSSKEIAEKLNISSNTVDTHRRNILKKFNISSTGELIGIIKMNNNII from the coding sequence GTGTTCCGGTGTTACGAACATCCTTCTTTAGAAGAGCATATTCAAAAAATTATAGAGTTAGATGAGTATCTTCCTTATAGTTCTACATTTTTCTGTATTACCAATACTCGAGATCTTACTTTTGAATATGTTAGTAAAAATATGACTGCTTGTTTAGGATTGGATAAAAATTTATTCGATTCTCAAGGTATGCGGTATTTTTGGGCGAGAATGCATCCTGATGATGTTGAGCAATGGCTTCAGGCGTTAAATGAGTTAATGAAATTTACATTAAGTGAAATAGCTTTGGAAGATAGAAGTAAGATGAGTTATACCTGGAACTATCGTTTAATGAACGGAGATGGCATTTATATGAATATAGTGCAAAATACCACGCCTATTGAGTTTGATCTTGCTAATAAGCCTATAATTGGTTTAGCGCATTATACTGTATTGGCTCCGGAAATTAAAATGAGTATATGTGCTACGGCTAAGAAATTGAATGATAAAAATGAGTATGAAACGGTATACTTTAACAACTTTTCTCAAAAGTTATTAACAGATGCAGTAAGTAATCGAGAACGCGATATTATTAGATTATTGGTACTGAATTATTCCAGTAAAGAAATAGCAGAGAAGCTAAATATAAGTTCCAATACAGTTGATACTCACCGTCGTAATATTTTGAAAAAATTCAATATTTCTTCCACAGGAGAGCTCATCGGAATTATAAAAATGAATAATAATATCATTTAA
- a CDS encoding UDP-N-acetylmuramoyl-tripeptide--D-alanyl-D-alanine ligase: MKIAQLHSLFLECHKVSTDTRKIDHDDMFFALKGENFNGNTYAEQALKNGAKYCVIDEEAFNTSTHTILVDNVLETLQNLATYHRNYLKLPIIALTGSNGKTTTKELINATLSKKFKTTATVGNLNNHIGVPLTLLSMNSETEIGIVEMGANHLKEIEMLCAIAQPDYGYITNFGKAHLEGFGSVEGVIKGKSEMFDYLISNNKTIFVNGNDSIQLEKTANTNRIVFGDTNEFNVTINFIEAQPNVKLNYNSLTIQSQLIGAYNFNNIAAAITIANYFEVEDNDIKSAIENYSPTNNRSQVINKGTCKIILDAYNANPTSMLAALTNFDKLKDTNKIAIIGDMFELGQEAKEEHQNIVKLSTSLNIDKVIVIGENFFNTETTVENLLKFQSFEDFKSKMNISDLFNSTLLIKGSRGMAMERILDLL, translated from the coding sequence TTGAAAATCGCACAATTACACAGTCTTTTCTTAGAATGTCACAAAGTAAGTACCGACACCCGCAAAATTGACCATGACGACATGTTTTTTGCTTTAAAAGGTGAAAACTTCAATGGTAATACTTACGCAGAACAAGCACTAAAAAATGGAGCTAAATATTGTGTTATAGATGAAGAAGCATTCAACACATCTACACACACCATTCTTGTTGATAATGTTCTTGAAACCCTGCAAAACTTAGCAACATATCATAGAAATTATTTAAAACTTCCTATCATCGCTTTAACAGGTAGCAATGGCAAGACCACAACTAAAGAATTAATTAACGCAACGCTGTCTAAAAAATTTAAAACAACAGCAACGGTTGGTAATTTAAACAATCATATTGGAGTGCCATTAACGCTTTTATCCATGAACAGCGAAACCGAAATAGGCATTGTTGAAATGGGAGCAAATCACCTAAAAGAAATTGAAATGCTTTGTGCTATTGCCCAACCCGATTATGGCTATATCACCAACTTCGGAAAAGCCCATTTAGAAGGTTTTGGCAGTGTAGAAGGTGTCATTAAAGGAAAAAGTGAAATGTTCGACTATCTCATTTCAAACAACAAAACCATATTTGTTAACGGTAATGACTCTATTCAACTAGAAAAAACAGCAAATACTAACAGAATCGTTTTTGGAGACACGAACGAATTCAATGTCACTATCAATTTTATTGAAGCACAGCCCAACGTTAAGCTTAATTATAACAGTTTAACCATTCAAAGTCAGCTAATAGGTGCTTATAACTTCAATAATATTGCTGCCGCAATCACCATTGCAAATTACTTTGAAGTTGAAGATAATGATATAAAATCTGCAATTGAAAACTACTCTCCAACCAATAATCGTTCACAGGTTATTAACAAAGGTACCTGTAAAATCATACTGGATGCATACAATGCAAATCCAACAAGTATGCTAGCAGCACTTACCAATTTTGATAAACTAAAGGATACTAATAAAATAGCCATTATTGGAGATATGTTTGAACTTGGCCAGGAAGCTAAAGAAGAACATCAAAACATTGTTAAGTTATCAACATCTCTTAACATTGACAAGGTAATTGTTATTGGAGAAAATTTCTTTAACACTGAAACCACTGTTGAAAACCTGTTAAAATTCCAATCCTTTGAAGACTTTAAATCTAAAATGAACATTTCAGATTTATTCAACAGTACGCTTTTAATAAAAGGCTCCAGAGGTATGGCTATGGAAAGAATACTGGACTTATTATAA
- the gldJ gene encoding gliding motility lipoprotein GldJ has translation MNMKKVVAFKVLLVLALTATITSCKKSSSSKNTSRATGWQINSREGGFQYNTDFKEQETSPGLVFIEGGTFTKGRVQDDVMHDWNNTPNQQHVQSFYMDETEVTNAMYMEYLDWIKRVYPPSDENFRAIYHGALPDTLVWRNRLGYNEVMTDNYLRHPAYGEYPVVGVSWIQAVEFANWRTDRVNEYNLEQAGYLKRDAKITDVGADATFNTDTYINSPTLTYGGNEEVINPNQGRNRYARTDAEGNETNIYATRETGLITPKYRLPTETEWEYAALGLSEIRSYNLYRGRKKYPWDGQYTRNGKRKYRGDQLANFKQGKGDYGGIAGWSDDRADITNAVKSYEPNDYGLYDMAGNVAEWVADVYRPIVDDEFNDFNYYRGNVYTKNALNDDGTVKVVTPEDIVYDTLSNGKIIARNLPGEILQVPVDENETYLRTNFDKSNQVNYRDGDRRSSRYFESFNDEEGEENPDALTRKMYNSPKNVVTRDSLGNIVREYDKSNNRTSLINDEVRVYKGGSWKDREYWLDPSQRRYYPQDMATDYIGFRCAMSRVGSKSQQKFKTKN, from the coding sequence ATGAATATGAAAAAAGTAGTAGCATTCAAGGTTTTACTAGTTTTAGCCCTAACCGCGACCATAACTAGTTGTAAAAAATCATCGAGCTCGAAGAACACTTCTAGAGCTACGGGATGGCAAATCAACTCACGTGAAGGAGGTTTTCAATACAATACAGACTTTAAAGAACAGGAAACTTCTCCTGGTTTAGTTTTTATTGAAGGAGGTACCTTTACCAAAGGACGAGTACAGGACGACGTAATGCACGATTGGAACAATACGCCAAACCAGCAACACGTTCAATCGTTCTATATGGATGAAACTGAGGTTACTAATGCCATGTATATGGAGTATTTAGATTGGATTAAACGCGTTTATCCACCTTCAGATGAAAACTTCAGAGCCATTTATCACGGAGCTTTACCAGACACCTTAGTTTGGAGAAATCGTTTAGGGTATAACGAAGTTATGACAGACAACTACTTGCGTCACCCGGCTTATGGTGAGTATCCTGTAGTTGGTGTTAGCTGGATTCAAGCTGTTGAGTTCGCTAACTGGCGTACAGATCGTGTTAACGAATACAACTTAGAACAAGCTGGTTACTTAAAACGTGATGCTAAAATTACCGATGTTGGTGCTGATGCCACGTTTAATACAGATACTTACATCAATTCTCCTACTTTAACGTATGGTGGTAATGAAGAAGTAATCAACCCTAATCAAGGAAGAAATAGATACGCCAGAACGGATGCTGAAGGCAATGAAACTAACATCTATGCAACAAGAGAAACCGGACTTATTACACCGAAGTACAGACTCCCTACTGAAACAGAGTGGGAATATGCTGCTTTAGGTTTAAGTGAAATTAGAAGTTATAACTTATACCGTGGACGTAAAAAATATCCATGGGACGGACAATACACTCGTAACGGAAAACGTAAATACCGTGGTGATCAGTTAGCTAACTTTAAACAAGGAAAAGGTGATTACGGTGGAATCGCAGGATGGTCTGATGACCGAGCAGATATCACTAACGCTGTAAAATCTTACGAGCCTAACGATTACGGTTTATATGATATGGCTGGTAACGTAGCAGAATGGGTTGCCGATGTTTACCGTCCAATTGTTGATGATGAATTCAACGATTTCAACTACTACCGCGGTAACGTATATACTAAAAACGCATTAAACGATGATGGTACTGTAAAAGTAGTTACTCCTGAAGATATTGTTTACGATACACTTTCTAACGGAAAAATTATTGCAAGAAACCTTCCGGGTGAAATTTTACAAGTTCCTGTTGATGAAAATGAGACCTATTTACGTACGAATTTCGACAAGAGTAATCAGGTAAACTACAGAGACGGTGATAGAAGATCTTCTCGTTATTTCGAGAGCTTTAACGACGAAGAGGGCGAAGAAAATCCAGATGCCCTTACAAGAAAAATGTACAACTCTCCTAAAAATGTTGTAACAAGAGATTCATTAGGTAATATTGTTAGAGAATACGATAAATCTAATAACAGAACGTCTTTAATTAATGACGAAGTTAGAGTTTACAAAGGAGGTTCTTGGAAAGACAGAGAATACTGGTTAGACCCTTCTCAACGTCGTTACTACCCGCAAGATATGGCAACAGATTACATCGGGTTTAGATGTGCTATGTCGAGAGTAGGTTCAAAATCTCAACAAAAATTCAAAACCAAAAACTAG
- a CDS encoding bifunctional folylpolyglutamate synthase/dihydrofolate synthase: MTYQDTINWMFTQLPMYQRQGQSAFKKDLSNTIKLVEKLNHPEQNFKSIHVAGTNGKGSTSHMLASILQEAGYKVGLYTSPHLKDFRERIKINGNVVGESFVIDFIEENKPFLESNQLSFFEMTVGMAFDYFSKEQVDIAVVEVGMGGRLDSTNVVTPEVSVITNIGLDHTQFLGNTLDAIAFEKGGIIKPHVPVVIGETQKETTAVFAMLAQENQSEIIFADQQPSKTYVSDLIGDYQSKNIVTVQQAIKQLQLKGFNISETHITEGFKHVVDNTGLLGRWQTLRTEPKVVCDTGHNRDGLTYVMKQLSKETFDALHIVFGVVNDKDISSIIDLLPKKAEYYFCKPDIPRGLDAEVLMNTFAQHNLKGQTYGSVNEAYKSALKNAGENDFVFIGGSTFVVAEII; this comes from the coding sequence ATGACATATCAAGATACAATCAATTGGATGTTTACCCAACTACCAATGTATCAGCGCCAGGGCCAGTCGGCTTTTAAAAAAGACTTATCGAATACCATTAAACTGGTTGAAAAGTTAAATCATCCGGAACAGAATTTTAAATCTATTCATGTGGCTGGGACCAACGGAAAAGGTTCTACAAGTCATATGCTAGCTTCTATTTTACAGGAAGCAGGCTATAAAGTTGGGTTGTACACATCTCCGCATTTAAAGGACTTTAGAGAGCGTATTAAAATTAATGGTAACGTGGTTGGCGAATCATTTGTTATTGATTTTATTGAAGAAAACAAACCATTTTTAGAAAGCAATCAGTTGTCCTTTTTTGAAATGACTGTTGGTATGGCTTTCGATTATTTTTCGAAGGAGCAGGTAGACATTGCGGTCGTTGAAGTGGGTATGGGCGGACGATTAGATTCTACTAATGTCGTTACTCCGGAAGTTTCGGTGATTACCAATATAGGTTTAGATCATACACAGTTTTTGGGAAACACACTTGATGCCATTGCTTTCGAAAAAGGAGGGATAATAAAGCCGCATGTTCCTGTAGTAATAGGAGAAACGCAAAAGGAGACTACAGCTGTTTTTGCAATGTTAGCTCAGGAAAATCAATCTGAAATTATTTTTGCAGATCAACAACCGTCAAAAACATACGTTTCAGATTTAATTGGAGATTACCAGTCGAAGAACATAGTAACTGTTCAGCAAGCTATAAAACAATTACAGTTAAAAGGTTTTAATATTTCAGAAACACACATTACTGAAGGATTTAAACATGTTGTTGATAATACGGGCCTATTAGGGCGTTGGCAAACCTTGCGAACAGAACCTAAAGTCGTTTGTGATACCGGGCATAATCGAGACGGACTTACTTACGTGATGAAACAACTATCAAAAGAAACTTTTGATGCTTTGCATATTGTTTTTGGAGTGGTAAATGATAAAGATATTAGTTCCATTATCGATTTACTACCTAAAAAAGCTGAGTATTATTTTTGTAAACCAGATATTCCTCGTGGTTTAGATGCCGAAGTTTTAATGAATACTTTCGCTCAGCATAATTTGAAAGGTCAAACATATGGTTCTGTTAATGAAGCGTATAAGTCGGCTTTAAAAAATGCCGGAGAAAACGATTTTGTTTTTATTGGGGGAAGCACTTTTGTTGTTGCCGAAATAATTTAA